One part of the Methanocaldococcus sp. genome encodes these proteins:
- a CDS encoding DUF362 domain-containing protein, with translation MEKVYYVIRDDYDSLDNNILNLTFKSYNLNNFDKILIKPNILGPYPPERCVTTHPKFLEWIIKYLQNNFNGEIVVGESSGYSTRKSFRVSGIEDVCIKYGINYISFEKDKYVKTKILNKEIPIPKTVIDSDLIINLPKLKTHVLMKFTGSVKNLYGCIPGGLKPKLHGHFPKEEDFAKLLVELYKFITKDKEIITIMDGIWGMEGNGPSNGKPKHSKIVISSTNPVAVDLFASYYIGYKMDEILTNRLLKVDFEVIDADKNEKKSLNEIKPIKFKKPDTVLLNSILPPQIIKIIFNLMTPKPKINKKYCKKCGICEKVCPANAIVNLKIDRKKCINCYCCHEICPYNAIDLKRFVLF, from the coding sequence ATGGAAAAAGTTTATTATGTAATAAGGGATGATTATGATTCATTAGATAATAACATCCTAAATTTAACATTTAAATCTTACAACCTTAATAATTTTGATAAAATATTAATAAAGCCCAATATTCTTGGACCTTATCCTCCTGAAAGATGTGTTACAACTCATCCAAAATTCTTAGAGTGGATTATAAAATACTTGCAGAATAATTTTAACGGAGAAATTGTTGTTGGAGAGTCATCTGGATATTCAACAAGAAAATCTTTTAGAGTTTCTGGAATTGAAGATGTTTGTATAAAATATGGAATAAACTATATTTCTTTTGAGAAAGATAAATATGTAAAAACAAAAATTCTTAATAAAGAAATCCCTATTCCAAAAACCGTTATTGATAGTGATTTAATAATAAATCTCCCAAAATTAAAAACTCATGTTTTAATGAAATTTACTGGATCTGTTAAAAATTTATACGGCTGTATTCCAGGAGGTTTAAAGCCAAAACTTCATGGACATTTTCCAAAGGAGGAAGATTTTGCAAAGTTGTTAGTAGAACTTTATAAATTTATAACTAAGGATAAAGAAATTATAACTATAATGGACGGAATTTGGGGAATGGAAGGAAACGGCCCAAGTAATGGAAAACCAAAGCATTCAAAGATAGTTATAAGCTCTACAAATCCTGTTGCAGTTGATTTATTTGCTTCCTATTATATTGGTTATAAGATGGATGAGATTTTAACAAATAGATTGCTTAAAGTTGATTTTGAAGTAATAGATGCAGACAAAAATGAGAAAAAATCTCTCAATGAAATAAAACCCATCAAATTCAAAAAACCAGATACAGTTTTATTAAATTCTATATTGCCCCCTCAAATAATTAAAATAATTTTCAATCTTATGACTCCAAAACCAAAGATAAATAAAAAATACTGTAAAAAGTGTGGAATTTGTGAAAAGGTTTGTCCAGCTAATGCAATAGTTAATTTGAAAATAGATAGAAAAAAATGCATAAACTGCTATTGTTGTCATGAGATATGCCCCTATAATGCAATTGATTTGAAGAGATTTGTTTTATTTTAA
- the pyrB gene encoding aspartate carbamoyltransferase: protein MRHLISMRDIGKKEILEILDEAEKMEELLKKKTPLKLLEGKILATVFYEPSTRTRLSFETSMKRLGGEVITMTDLKSSSVAKGESLIDTIRVISSYADIIVLRHPSEGAARLASEYSEVPIINAGDGSNQHPTQTLLDLYTIMREIGKIDGIKIAFVGDLKYGRTVHSLVYALSLFKNVEMYFISPKELKMPKDIIEDLKSKNIKFYEKENIEDIDDSIDVLYVTRIQKERFPDPNEYEKVKGSYRITKEFVEGKKFIIMHPLPRVDEIDYEVDNLPQAKYFKQSFYGIPVRMAILKKLIEY from the coding sequence ATGAGGCACTTAATCTCAATGAGAGATATAGGTAAAAAAGAAATCTTAGAAATTTTAGATGAAGCAGAGAAAATGGAAGAGTTATTAAAGAAAAAAACTCCTTTAAAACTTTTAGAAGGGAAGATATTAGCAACCGTTTTTTATGAGCCATCAACAAGAACAAGGTTAAGTTTTGAAACTTCTATGAAAAGATTAGGAGGAGAAGTTATAACAATGACTGATTTAAAAAGTTCTTCTGTTGCCAAGGGAGAAAGTCTTATAGATACTATTAGAGTTATAAGTAGTTATGCAGATATTATTGTTTTGAGGCATCCAAGTGAAGGAGCGGCAAGATTGGCAAGTGAGTATTCAGAAGTTCCAATTATAAACGCTGGAGATGGGAGTAATCAGCATCCTACACAGACGCTTTTAGATTTATACACAATAATGAGAGAGATTGGAAAAATAGATGGGATAAAAATAGCCTTTGTTGGAGATTTAAAGTATGGTAGGACTGTTCATTCATTAGTTTATGCTTTATCTTTATTTAAAAATGTTGAGATGTATTTCATCTCCCCAAAAGAGTTAAAGATGCCAAAAGATATAATTGAAGATTTGAAATCCAAAAATATAAAATTTTATGAAAAAGAAAATATTGAAGATATTGATGATAGTATAGATGTTTTATATGTAACAAGAATCCAAAAAGAGAGATTTCCTGATCCTAATGAATATGAAAAAGTTAAAGGTAGTTATAGAATTACAAAAGAATTTGTTGAAGGTAAAAAATTTATAATTATGCATCCATTACCAAGAGTTGATGAAATTGATTATGAAGTAGATAATCTACCACAGGCAAAGTATTTTAAACAGAGTTTCTATGGAATTCCAGTAAGAATGGCTATTTTGAAGAAATTAATAGAATATTAA
- a CDS encoding TatD family hydrolase, producing the protein MFYVDAHCHIEDKNFNKNRDEIIERSKKENVKIVTSGASLGGCLRALKFKKKYDIYLTLGYHPSRVKADNKTIDKVYNLIRDNENEILAVGEIGMDIKDENYERQEEIFKKFLSLAIELDKPIVVHARGFERKIFDIAKDKVDIMFHCYSGDLETAKNICREGNLISISTLLCFSEFHKKLVENLDIDYLITETDSPYLSPIKGKKNEPKNVKLVVEEIAKIKEMDVEEVKKVIYKNACKFFKRRL; encoded by the coding sequence ATGTTTTATGTTGATGCTCACTGTCATATAGAGGACAAAAATTTTAATAAAAATAGAGACGAAATTATTGAGAGATCTAAAAAAGAGAATGTTAAAATAGTAACAAGTGGTGCAAGTTTAGGAGGATGTTTAAGAGCATTAAAATTTAAGAAAAAATATGATATTTATTTAACACTTGGATATCATCCTTCAAGGGTTAAGGCAGATAACAAAACAATAGATAAAGTTTATAATTTAATTAGAGATAATGAGAATGAGATTTTAGCTGTTGGAGAGATTGGGATGGATATTAAAGATGAAAACTATGAAAGGCAAGAAGAAATATTTAAAAAATTTTTATCTTTGGCAATTGAGTTAGATAAACCAATTGTAGTTCATGCAAGAGGTTTTGAGAGAAAGATATTTGATATAGCTAAAGATAAAGTTGATATTATGTTTCACTGTTACAGTGGAGATTTAGAAACTGCAAAAAATATATGTAGAGAGGGTAATTTAATTTCAATATCTACTTTATTATGTTTTTCAGAGTTTCATAAAAAACTTGTAGAAAATTTAGACATTGATTACTTAATAACAGAAACTGACAGCCCTTATTTATCTCCAATTAAAGGAAAGAAAAATGAGCCAAAAAATGTTAAATTGGTTGTTGAAGAAATAGCTAAAATTAAAGAGATGGATGTTGAAGAAGTAAAAAAAGTTATTTATAAAAATGCATGTAAGTTTTTTAAGAGGAGGTTATAA
- the tsaA gene encoding tRNA (N6-threonylcarbamoyladenosine(37)-N6)-methyltransferase TrmO, which yields MFYLKPIGVVKQNENYTILEIFDEYIDGLDGLKEGDYIIILLWFHKNDDEEKRKILKVHPKKNLKNPLKGVFATRSPYRPNPIGKYTVKIHKINKNKIIIDKIDAYDKTPIIDIKIFSKELDCPK from the coding sequence ATGTTTTACTTAAAACCTATTGGAGTCGTAAAGCAGAATGAAAATTATACTATTTTAGAGATATTTGATGAATATATTGATGGATTAGATGGTTTAAAAGAAGGAGATTATATTATTATTCTCCTGTGGTTTCACAAAAATGATGATGAAGAAAAAAGAAAAATTTTAAAGGTTCATCCAAAAAAGAATTTAAAAAATCCATTAAAGGGTGTTTTTGCCACTCGCTCTCCGTATAGACCTAATCCTATTGGAAAATACACAGTAAAAATCCACAAAATTAATAAAAATAAAATTATTATTGATAAAATTGATGCTTATGACAAAACACCAATAATTGACATAAAAATATTTTCAAAAGAGTTGGACTGTCCAAAATAA